The segment GATTCAACGTGCTGTCCAAGGCTTTATCCAAATGATTAATCAAACACCTGAAAATACGGTGAATAGGCTGTGCTTGAAACTCTAATTTTCTTTCACCGTATATATACATAAAAAGGTTCATGAATTATCAGGTGGTCAAAAGCAACGTGTTTCGATTGCTCGGACACTTGTGATGCAGCCTAAAATATTATTGCTAGATGAACCATTAAGCGCGCTCGATGGTGTCATTAAGGAATCTATAAAGGAACGTATTAAATCCATTGCACGTGAATTTAATTTAACAACGATTATTGTGACACATGATCCAGAGGAAGCATTAACGCTATCAGACAAAGTGCTAATCATTAATGAAGGAACAGTGGCACAATTTGGGACACCACAAGAAATTATTACTGCTCCAAAAAATCAATTTATTGAGGACTTTATTTTAAAGCAACTTCATATTAAGCGACATAATATCTATCACTTGTTTGGAGAAACATATGCTTAAAACAAATAACATCATGAAATTAATTTTTCTGCCAATTTTACTATTTTTTCTATTCTTTTTAATAATGCCATTGCTGTATATGTTTTGGGAGTCTTTCAAAGTTGGCAATACGGTTACACTTCAAAATTATCTAGATGCTTTGAAAAATATCGAAATTCGTGAAGCTTTTTTTAATAGCTTTAAAGTTTCCTTTGGTGCATCGATACTCACAACGATTTTAGCCTTTTTATTGGCTTATTCTGTGCATTTTACAACAATGCATCGTCAGACAAAAAGGCTTGTACAAATAGGGATTACGCTGCCGATGTTACTGCCAACGATTACCTATGGCTTTGTATTGATTTATACATTTGGTAATCAAGGAATTGTTACGAGATTATTGGGACAACCGCTCTTTACGATTTATGGCTATAACGGTTTGATGATAGGTTATGTCTTATATACAATGCCTGTTGCGTTTATTTTAATGCAAAATTCTATGCAATATATTGATAAACGATTTTTACTTGTTTCGATGCTAATGCATGACACTGCATTACGTCGCTTCTATCATACGATATTTCGTCCAATGATAGGGACGATTGGTGGGGCTTTTATTTTAACATTTATTTTAAGCTTCACAGATTTTGGAATACCTGCATCCGTTGGTGGAAATTATCGAGTCATTGCTACAGAACTTTATCAAGCAATGCTTGGCTCGATTGTTCATTTTGAGCGTGGTGCAGTAATTTCTGTATTTATGTTAATACCAGCTGTACTAGGGGTTATGATGCTAACATTTTTAGAGCGTTTTAATTTCCAATATAAACAGGTTGGACAAAGTGAGCTTGTTCAGCATCGTCTACGCGATGGGCTCTTTACGATGTATGCCATAGTTTGTGTTGGTATTATCCTGATTATTTTTTCAACGATGTTTCTTGTGCCATTTACAAAAGGATACCCCTATGATTTCGGCTTTACATTAGAGCATGTTCAAAATGTACTGGCAGAGAGAGATTTAACAAAGGTTTATATGAATTCACTTCTTGTAGCGATGCTAACAGCCGTATTTGGGGTCGTTATTACATTTATGTCAGCATTGCTTAATGCACGAACACCGCTTAAAGGGAGAAAAGGCTTAGATATTGCATCTATGATTACCAATACAGTGCCGGGAATGGTGCTTGGTCTATCCTATTTATTTTTCTTTAACGGTAGTTCATTGAAGGGGACATTTCTGATTATTATTGCATGTAATATTATGCACTTTTTTACAACACCCTATTTAATGGCAAAAAATTCATTACAGAAGATGGACCCTACATGGGAAGTAACAGCAGCGCTATTGAAAGATTCTTGGTTAAAAACGGTTGTACGGATTATTCTACCAAATATTAAGTCAACTATTTATCAAATGTTTAGTTACTATTTTTTAAATGCAATGGTGACGGTAAGTGGCGTTATTTTCCTTGTGAGTACAAAGACAATGCTTGTATCAACGCGGATAAAAGAGCTTCAGCATTTCGCAAAATATACCGATATTTTTGTACTTTCTATTTTTATTTTATGTACAAACCTCATTGTGAAATTAGGTTGTGATTATATAGCAACACGCAAAGAAAAAGTGAAGGAGATATCAAAATGAAAAATTCAAAATGGATGATGTTTGGGACAATGAGTGTGGCAGTGGTGGCTTTAGCTGCCTGTGGAGGAGCAGAAGCAGGTTCTAGTGAGCAAGTCATTATTTATTCGAATGCGGATGATGAAGCCGTTGAGGTAATGGAGTCTACATTAGATGACAAGGGTTATAAGGGAAAGTATGTAATTCAATCCTTTGGGACATCTGAGCTAGGTGGCAAAATGATGGCTGAAGGAACAGATATTGAAGCAGATGTCGTGACAATGGCTTCATATTTTATAGAGAGTGCTCAAGCTTCTAAATCCATGTTTGTGGATATTGCTTCAGATGCTAAGCCGTTGGACGATGGTGTTACATACGCACTGCCAATTCTCGGGAATGTTGGTGCAATCTTTGTCAATACGGATGTATTAGAGCAAAAAGGATTAGCTGTACCAAAAACAATTAAAGATTTAACAGACCCTGCTTATAAGGATTTAGTGTCATTCCCAAACATTATGGATTCCTCAACGGCTTGGCTTTTAGTACAGGCAATTATTAGTGAGTATGGTGAGGAAGAAGGTCAAAAGGTTTTAGCGGACTTAATTAAAAATGCAGGTCCACATATTGAAAGCTCTGGTTCAGGTCCTATTAAAAAGGTGAAAACAGGTGAGGTTGCAGTTGGCTTCGGCTTACGTATTCAAGCCATTGATGCTAAAAAAGAAGGCTTACCAATTGATTATATTGACCCAACAGAAGGGAACTTTACATTAACAGAGTCTGTAGCTGTTGTAGATAAAGAGGGCGACGAGGCATTGGCGATTGAAATTGCAAAAGTTATTGCAACAGAGGCGCGCAGTGGTCTTTTGGAGCAATATCCAATAGCGCTGTATGAAGGAGAGCAGGTGCAGGATGAGCAGGTGCCAGCTTATTTAAAAAAATGGGATACAGCTTTAACAGTCGATTTATTAGAAAAACACCAAGCATTCTTTAAGGAAGCGCAACGATAAGGAGTGATCGAGCATGAGTAACTATAAATTATTAACACCAGGCCCACTAACAACAACAGTGACAGTGAAGCAGGAAATGCTAGAGGATCGCTGTACATGGGATGATGACTATAAAAATATTACACAGCATATTCGTCAGCAGCTACTAGCTTTAGCACATGTGGACGAGGCTGATTATACAACGGTGCTGATGCAAGGAAGCGGCAGCTTTGTAGTGGAATCCGTGCTAACAACAGCTATCAGTGATGAGGATAAAATACTGATATTAACAAATGGCGCTTATGGTGAGCGTATTGTTGAAATGGCTCAAGCATTAAAATTGCAGCATATTGTCTATAGTGTTCCTTACAACAAGCAACCATCAGCATTGGAAGTACAAGCCTTCCTTGAAAAGGATGCAAGCATTACACATGTTGCTGTTGTACATTGTGAAACAACGACTGGTA is part of the Lysinibacillus sp. FSL K6-0232 genome and harbors:
- a CDS encoding ABC transporter permease, coding for MLKTNNIMKLIFLPILLFFLFFLIMPLLYMFWESFKVGNTVTLQNYLDALKNIEIREAFFNSFKVSFGASILTTILAFLLAYSVHFTTMHRQTKRLVQIGITLPMLLPTITYGFVLIYTFGNQGIVTRLLGQPLFTIYGYNGLMIGYVLYTMPVAFILMQNSMQYIDKRFLLVSMLMHDTALRRFYHTIFRPMIGTIGGAFILTFILSFTDFGIPASVGGNYRVIATELYQAMLGSIVHFERGAVISVFMLIPAVLGVMMLTFLERFNFQYKQVGQSELVQHRLRDGLFTMYAIVCVGIILIIFSTMFLVPFTKGYPYDFGFTLEHVQNVLAERDLTKVYMNSLLVAMLTAVFGVVITFMSALLNARTPLKGRKGLDIASMITNTVPGMVLGLSYLFFFNGSSLKGTFLIIIACNIMHFFTTPYLMAKNSLQKMDPTWEVTAALLKDSWLKTVVRIILPNIKSTIYQMFSYYFLNAMVTVSGVIFLVSTKTMLVSTRIKELQHFAKYTDIFVLSIFILCTNLIVKLGCDYIATRKEKVKEISK
- a CDS encoding extracellular solute-binding protein, giving the protein MKNSKWMMFGTMSVAVVALAACGGAEAGSSEQVIIYSNADDEAVEVMESTLDDKGYKGKYVIQSFGTSELGGKMMAEGTDIEADVVTMASYFIESAQASKSMFVDIASDAKPLDDGVTYALPILGNVGAIFVNTDVLEQKGLAVPKTIKDLTDPAYKDLVSFPNIMDSSTAWLLVQAIISEYGEEEGQKVLADLIKNAGPHIESSGSGPIKKVKTGEVAVGFGLRIQAIDAKKEGLPIDYIDPTEGNFTLTESVAVVDKEGDEALAIEIAKVIATEARSGLLEQYPIALYEGEQVQDEQVPAYLKKWDTALTVDLLEKHQAFFKEAQR